A region of the Vicinamibacteria bacterium genome:
AGGAGATCCTCCTCCAAAGGGCGAGGCGTTCCGCTCCCGCTGTCAAGGGATCTGAGAAATGACGGCCATCAGGGAGATTGCTGGGCGCGCGACCCCGAAACTGGCACGTCTTTACCGAAGTCCCCTTAACATATCACGGGTTGTCAAGCTTGCGCCAGAGCCTGGTCGAGATCGGCGATGAGGTCCTCGGCGGTTTCGGTGCCCAGAGCAAGGCGCACGAGACCATCGGCGATGCCCGCCCGTTCCCGCTCGTCAGGAGAAAGCATCGCGTGCGACGTGAGACAGGGAATCGAAAGGAGTGACTCCACGCCGCCGAGACTCGGTGCCACGCGAATCAGACAAACTGC
Encoded here:
- a CDS encoding PLP-dependent transferase, producing AVCLIRVAPSLGGVESLLSIPCLTSHAMLSPDERERAGIADGLVRLALGTETAEDLIADLDQALAQA